In Spirochaeta thermophila DSM 6578, the following proteins share a genomic window:
- a CDS encoding PEGA domain-containing protein encodes MKARVLLVGVLLAGGVASGLVAEDVIPLPESWVLGFLPLEVEGDTGTLGTVIPELLAQELEGVKAHLFSPAELRAYSAYQRDLLIRRLLAERVKKVAERDEILFDPDPLVRWETLASKKKEIRELDRRIARIGRLPDVAVDRVPMEVYQDDAGLPFLPEGRTLEERMEKAGVDLVVGGEGWVAEGYLVVHLVLKWRYGPDVLWEGRYVGGVDELVDVVRKAADDLAPHLLGVRPARLVVEVPEGVQVFVDGEVVGMGRVEVGRLLPGEHRVEVRGREVEPREATVTIGEGEERVVEVPIREVPERLVQVSTVPAGASVYLDGVYQGASPCEVRMRGEVGVLEVRKEGYLPVRAPVASIEGDAVEWVLSPVGIDLKERVRVKRERFYTWFGLFFMSVPLTVLSYGWWADSYEAAELALSRGAANADDYLERMDVAAGCYYAGVVLNVSLFVQAVLTFGDYLRALERVPE; translated from the coding sequence ATGAAGGCACGGGTCCTGCTGGTAGGTGTGCTCCTGGCCGGCGGGGTGGCTTCGGGCCTCGTGGCCGAGGACGTCATTCCCCTCCCCGAATCATGGGTCCTCGGCTTCCTCCCCCTCGAGGTGGAGGGAGACACCGGGACCTTGGGTACCGTGATCCCGGAGCTCCTCGCGCAGGAGCTGGAGGGGGTGAAGGCGCACCTGTTCTCACCGGCCGAGCTCCGGGCCTACAGCGCGTATCAGAGGGACCTGCTCATACGGAGGCTCCTCGCGGAACGGGTGAAGAAGGTGGCCGAGCGGGACGAGATCCTTTTCGATCCCGATCCTCTCGTGCGGTGGGAGACGCTCGCTTCGAAGAAGAAGGAGATCCGCGAGCTGGACCGGCGCATCGCACGGATAGGTCGACTTCCGGATGTCGCGGTGGATCGGGTGCCGATGGAGGTCTATCAGGATGACGCGGGGCTTCCGTTCCTTCCGGAGGGGAGGACGCTCGAGGAACGGATGGAGAAGGCGGGTGTGGATCTGGTGGTGGGTGGGGAAGGATGGGTGGCGGAGGGGTATCTGGTCGTGCACCTCGTGTTGAAGTGGCGGTACGGTCCGGATGTCCTGTGGGAGGGGAGGTATGTGGGGGGCGTGGACGAGCTCGTGGACGTGGTGCGGAAGGCGGCGGACGATCTGGCGCCGCACCTTCTGGGTGTGCGCCCCGCACGCCTCGTGGTGGAGGTGCCGGAGGGGGTCCAGGTGTTCGTGGACGGGGAGGTGGTGGGTATGGGTCGTGTGGAAGTCGGTCGCTTGCTCCCGGGGGAGCACCGCGTGGAGGTGCGCGGGAGGGAGGTGGAGCCCCGGGAGGCGACGGTCACGATCGGGGAGGGAGAGGAGCGCGTCGTCGAGGTTCCGATCAGGGAGGTGCCGGAGCGTCTCGTTCAGGTCTCCACCGTGCCCGCAGGGGCTTCGGTCTATCTGGACGGGGTGTATCAGGGCGCTTCGCCGTGTGAGGTGCGGATGAGGGGTGAGGTGGGTGTCCTCGAGGTGAGGAAGGAAGGGTACCTGCCGGTGAGGGCGCCCGTGGCTTCCATTGAGGGTGATGCGGTGGAGTGGGTCCTTTCTCCGGTGGGTATCGATCTCAAGGAGCGTGTGCGGGTGAAACGGGAGCGATTCTACACCTGGTTCGGTCTGTTTTTCATGTCGGTGCCTCTCACCGTCTTGAGCTACGGGTGGTGGGCGGATTCCTACGAGGCGGCCGAGCTTGCCCTCTCGAGGGGGGCGGCGAATGCCGACGACTACCTCGAGCGCATGGACGTGGCGGCGGGGTGCTACTATGCAGGGGTCGTGCTGAACGTGTCCCTGTTCGTCCAGGCCGTACTGACATTCGGCGACTATCTCCGCGCCCTCGAGAGGGTGCCTGAATGA
- the prfB gene encoding peptide chain release factor 2 (programmed frameshift) yields the protein MLEELRPAIEDLEAKVKETWGIFENSSIKEQISRLEEETGRPDLWNDRKHAEEVLSRLRRLKVRYEGWASLVQEVEDIHTLYDLAAEENDPSQEEEEEELRQQLAEAERKFRELRLRELLNEEYDQKDAYLTIHAGAGGMEACDWASMLLRMYLRWLERKGFSTQIVDMVEDEGGIKSVTVEVKGDYAFGYLKGEAGVHRLVRISPFDASGRRHTSFASVYVSPIIEDDIEVDIRPEDLRIDTYRSQGAGGQHVNKTESAVRITHLPTGIVVQCQNERSQHKNREIAMRMLRSRLYEYYQQLREEEQEKKAIEKKDISWGNQIRSYVFQPYTMVKDLRTRVETGNIQAVMDGDLDMFIEAYLLQQWKERQEAVQT from the exons ATGCTGGAAGAACTCAGGCCTGCGATCGAGGATCTTGAGGCGAAAGTCAAAGAAACCTGG GGTATCTTTGAGAACTCGAGCATAAAGGAGCAGATCTCCCGGCTCGAAGAGGAGACCGGGCGTCCCGATTTGTGGAACGACAGGAAACACGCCGAAGAGGTGCTCTCCCGTCTCCGACGGCTGAAGGTCCGCTATGAGGGGTGGGCCTCGCTCGTGCAGGAGGTGGAGGACATCCATACCCTCTACGACCTCGCCGCCGAGGAGAACGATCCCTCGCAGGAGGAGGAGGAGGAGGAGTTGAGGCAGCAGCTCGCCGAGGCCGAGCGGAAGTTTCGGGAGCTCAGGCTCAGGGAGCTCTTGAACGAGGAGTACGATCAGAAGGATGCGTACCTCACCATCCATGCAGGAGCCGGGGGGATGGAGGCATGCGACTGGGCCTCCATGCTCCTTCGGATGTACCTCCGGTGGCTCGAGCGGAAGGGTTTCTCCACCCAGATCGTCGACATGGTGGAGGACGAGGGGGGGATCAAGTCGGTGACCGTGGAGGTGAAGGGGGACTACGCCTTCGGCTACCTCAAGGGCGAGGCGGGGGTCCACCGCCTCGTGAGGATCTCCCCGTTCGATGCGAGCGGGAGGCGCCATACCTCGTTCGCTTCGGTGTATGTGTCGCCCATCATCGAAGACGACATAGAGGTGGACATACGCCCCGAAGACCTGAGGATCGATACCTATCGTTCACAGGGGGCCGGCGGTCAGCACGTGAACAAGACCGAGTCCGCCGTGCGCATCACCCACCTGCCCACCGGAATCGTGGTGCAGTGTCAGAACGAGCGGAGTCAGCACAAGAACCGCGAGATCGCGATGCGGATGCTCCGTTCCCGGCTCTACGAGTACTATCAGCAGCTTCGAGAGGAGGAGCAGGAGAAGAAGGCCATAGAGAAGAAGGACATCTCCTGGGGGAACCAGATCCGCTCCTATGTCTTCCAGCCCTATACCATGGTGAAGGATCTCAGGACGAGGGTGGAGACAGGAAACATCCAGGCGGTGATGGACGGCGATCTCGATATGTTCATAGAGGCCTACCTCCTCCAGCAGTGGAAGGAGCGTCAGGAGGCGGTACAGACGTGA
- the purE gene encoding 5-(carboxyamino)imidazole ribonucleotide mutase, whose translation MKVAILMGSASDKEKMRGAAKALSLFGVPYEARIISAHRAPELLEREAARLEREGVECFIAGAGLAAHLPGVLASKTVVPVIGVPLNGALGGLDALLSIVQMPKNVPVATVAIDNAFNAGILAVQILALKYPELRERLIDYRTKMKAEFEEQNSPVDLEAQE comes from the coding sequence ATGAAAGTCGCGATTCTCATGGGAAGCGCCTCCGACAAGGAGAAGATGAGAGGGGCGGCGAAGGCCCTCAGCCTCTTCGGTGTGCCCTATGAGGCCAGGATCATCTCGGCCCACCGGGCGCCGGAGCTGTTGGAACGGGAGGCGGCCCGTCTCGAACGGGAAGGAGTGGAATGCTTCATCGCCGGGGCGGGACTCGCCGCCCATCTTCCGGGGGTGCTCGCATCGAAGACCGTCGTCCCGGTGATCGGCGTCCCCCTGAACGGCGCCCTGGGCGGGCTCGACGCCCTCCTCTCCATCGTGCAGATGCCCAAGAACGTGCCGGTGGCCACCGTGGCCATCGACAACGCCTTCAACGCGGGGATCCTGGCGGTACAGATACTCGCCCTCAAGTATCCGGAGCTCAGGGAACGCCTTATTGACTACCGGACGAAAATGAAGGCAGAATTCGAGGAGCAGAACTCGCCCGTCGACCTGGAGGCCCAGGAGTGA
- a CDS encoding alpha-amylase/4-alpha-glucanotransferase domain-containing protein: protein MKNVQCSIGFVLSLPYGKDSREVASFYKSLIKPLVSLIYHTPQIPVSIYMGGALLEMLRSHNGAFFDVMKELCERKQVEILGGGFYEPLFPLISKPDRIGQVELLTTYLRQEFGKRPRGCYLPFGIWSPDLASTLATAGMEYVLLPDVHLSHAGIRMGTQAAFQHYITEHDGKTLCLLPVSTRLKSTLYQGSPREFLEGLLDLPLRDQGVLVLMEDFASWSTLSPSRQEAVLAWWTELFSLLKTRYGELDLRLPRDVVREIVPTRRIHLPPLILSPEGNSEHFYVRQEVSRIEEPHLLYAKMQYVQSLVRQLRGDRSRKKTAREDLYRGQTGAAYSIVSGDGGVACPWLRHAAYRALIQAEKNTREKGIFYPSVVKTDFTFDGYPEYLFQGERYNAYLSTKGGAVFELDILEEEWNLLATCGRYPFLKLEGSSLSGEDKEPRLLFVDRFYEEGVTLEHCIRGTALVVADFSGAHYTVDHYSRDVLDITLSHEGVVRQGRRQTGIHISKRYLFGPDTLRVRYHLVLEGQPSHPLRFVPEINLSFPPQVPRKMRYMKEGAGGPRDASFLEAGKERAEKVLFLPEGKNGSTCLVSFDKEVPLWHYPVLTAGKKAGETALQGIALLPLVDIFPHTSEYTLEIAISPAVKG from the coding sequence ATGAAAAATGTGCAATGCAGTATAGGATTTGTGCTGTCTCTCCCCTATGGGAAGGACAGCAGGGAAGTTGCCTCGTTCTACAAGTCCCTTATAAAACCTCTCGTCTCTCTCATCTATCATACACCGCAGATCCCGGTCTCTATCTACATGGGGGGCGCCCTCCTCGAGATGCTGAGGAGTCACAATGGTGCCTTCTTCGATGTCATGAAGGAACTCTGTGAGAGGAAACAGGTGGAGATCTTGGGAGGAGGGTTCTACGAGCCCCTCTTCCCCCTCATCTCGAAACCCGATCGCATAGGCCAAGTGGAGCTCCTCACCACCTACCTGCGTCAGGAGTTCGGCAAACGCCCGCGTGGGTGCTATTTGCCCTTCGGCATCTGGTCTCCGGATCTCGCCTCCACCCTGGCCACGGCGGGAATGGAGTACGTCCTCCTCCCGGACGTCCACCTCTCCCATGCGGGCATCCGCATGGGCACCCAGGCCGCCTTCCAGCACTACATCACCGAACACGACGGCAAGACCCTCTGTCTCCTCCCTGTGAGTACCCGTCTCAAGAGTACCCTCTACCAGGGGTCCCCGCGGGAGTTCTTGGAGGGTCTCCTGGATCTTCCGCTTCGGGATCAGGGGGTGCTTGTCCTCATGGAGGATTTCGCCTCGTGGAGCACCCTCTCTCCTTCACGTCAGGAGGCGGTGCTCGCATGGTGGACCGAACTGTTTTCGCTTCTGAAGACACGTTACGGCGAGCTCGATCTCCGACTTCCCCGCGACGTGGTGCGGGAGATCGTGCCGACCCGGAGGATACACCTCCCTCCGCTCATCCTTTCTCCGGAGGGGAACTCCGAACATTTCTACGTGCGTCAGGAGGTTTCGAGGATCGAAGAACCCCATCTCCTCTATGCGAAGATGCAGTACGTCCAGAGTCTGGTGCGTCAACTGAGGGGTGACAGGTCGAGGAAGAAGACCGCCCGCGAGGACCTCTACCGGGGACAGACCGGGGCGGCGTACAGTATCGTCTCCGGAGACGGTGGGGTGGCCTGTCCCTGGTTGCGGCATGCCGCCTACAGGGCCCTCATCCAGGCCGAGAAGAACACCAGGGAGAAGGGTATCTTCTATCCCTCCGTGGTGAAGACCGACTTCACCTTCGATGGATATCCCGAGTACCTCTTCCAGGGGGAACGGTACAACGCGTACCTCTCCACCAAGGGGGGGGCGGTCTTCGAGCTCGACATCCTGGAAGAGGAGTGGAACCTCCTGGCCACGTGCGGTCGGTATCCCTTTCTCAAGCTGGAGGGGAGTTCCCTTTCCGGTGAGGACAAGGAGCCACGGCTCCTGTTCGTCGACCGGTTCTATGAGGAAGGGGTGACCCTGGAGCACTGCATACGGGGGACCGCCCTCGTGGTCGCCGATTTCTCGGGAGCGCACTACACCGTGGACCACTACAGCAGGGACGTCCTCGACATCACCCTCTCGCACGAAGGGGTCGTCCGTCAGGGGAGACGTCAGACCGGCATCCATATATCGAAGCGCTATCTCTTCGGACCCGACACCCTGCGGGTGCGTTACCACCTCGTACTCGAGGGGCAACCTTCCCATCCTCTGAGGTTCGTCCCCGAGATCAACCTCTCCTTCCCCCCACAGGTGCCCCGTAAGATGCGCTATATGAAGGAGGGAGCGGGTGGGCCCCGCGACGCCTCGTTCCTCGAAGCGGGGAAGGAGCGCGCCGAGAAGGTGCTCTTCCTCCCGGAAGGGAAGAACGGCTCGACGTGTCTGGTCTCGTTCGACAAGGAGGTGCCGCTCTGGCACTATCCGGTACTCACCGCAGGGAAGAAGGCGGGGGAGACCGCCCTTCAGGGGATCGCCCTCCTTCCCCTCGTGGACATCTTCCCTCACACTTCCGAATACACCCTCGAGATAGCCATCTCTCCTGCGGTCAAGGGCTGA
- a CDS encoding cellulase family glycosylhydrolase: MKRLNRFLTLLPAVLLFTVGCSLSTPSAEVSSRAAPRSVSTGTLRGINHAHTWYKDRLESALTGIRSWGADSVRVVLSNGYRWTKDDAASVATIIETAKRLGFSAIMLEVHDTTGYGEDGAACSLAQAVSYWREIQAVLTGEEDFVLLNIGNEPYGNNNYQNWVQDTIDAVQALRNAGFQHTIVVDAPNWGQDWSFTMRDNAPQVYAADPQQNLVFSVHMYGVYDTAQEVQDYFQAFADMGLPLIVGEFGYMHSDGDPNEEAIVSYARQYGIGYWGWSWCGNGGGVEYLDMVYNWDPADPTSWGEWFRTTALSGGGSSPTPTSTPTPTPTPTSTPTSSPTPTATPGSGEYTEISLPFTYDGAGEYYWKTNDFSTTTNWSRYVNSWNLDLLEINGSDYTNVWVAQHQIPAAADGYWYIHYRSSVPWGHVEIR, translated from the coding sequence ATGAAACGATTAAACCGATTTCTCACCCTGCTGCCCGCCGTGCTCCTCTTCACGGTGGGGTGCTCGCTCTCGACACCCTCCGCCGAAGTCTCCTCCAGGGCGGCTCCCCGCTCGGTGAGCACCGGTACGCTCCGGGGGATCAACCACGCGCATACCTGGTACAAGGACAGACTCGAGAGTGCGCTCACCGGGATTCGATCATGGGGGGCGGATTCCGTACGGGTGGTCCTCAGCAACGGGTACAGATGGACCAAGGACGACGCCGCGAGTGTCGCGACGATCATCGAGACCGCGAAGCGTCTCGGGTTCTCCGCCATCATGCTGGAGGTCCACGACACCACCGGATACGGCGAGGATGGGGCCGCCTGTTCGCTCGCACAGGCGGTCTCCTACTGGCGGGAGATACAGGCCGTGCTCACGGGAGAGGAGGACTTCGTGCTCCTCAACATAGGGAACGAACCATATGGGAATAACAACTACCAGAACTGGGTGCAGGACACCATCGATGCCGTCCAGGCCTTGCGGAATGCGGGGTTCCAGCACACCATCGTGGTGGATGCACCCAACTGGGGTCAGGACTGGTCCTTCACCATGAGGGACAACGCCCCTCAGGTGTACGCGGCCGATCCACAACAGAACCTCGTCTTCTCCGTGCACATGTACGGCGTATACGACACCGCCCAGGAGGTGCAGGACTATTTCCAGGCCTTCGCCGATATGGGGCTGCCGCTCATCGTGGGAGAGTTCGGCTACATGCATTCCGATGGGGATCCGAACGAGGAGGCCATCGTGAGCTATGCCCGCCAGTATGGCATAGGCTACTGGGGCTGGTCGTGGTGCGGCAACGGCGGTGGGGTCGAATACCTCGACATGGTGTACAACTGGGATCCGGCCGACCCCACCTCGTGGGGCGAGTGGTTCAGGACCACCGCACTCTCCGGGGGAGGATCCTCTCCCACGCCCACGTCCACACCGACTCCGACTCCCACACCGACGTCTACGCCCACATCCAGCCCCACACCCACCGCTACTCCTGGTTCGGGCGAGTATACCGAGATCAGTCTGCCCTTCACCTATGACGGGGCGGGTGAGTACTACTGGAAGACGAACGACTTCTCCACCACCACCAATTGGAGCAGGTACGTGAACTCCTGGAACCTGGACCTCCTCGAGATCAACGGGAGTGACTATACCAACGTGTGGGTGGCACAGCATCAGATCCCGGCTGCAGCCGACGGCTACTGGTACATCCACTACCGGAGTTCGGTCCCATGGGGGCATGTGGAGATCAGGTGA
- a CDS encoding phosphoribosylformylglycinamidine synthase produces MPQNRVERVFVEKRPEYDVRARHLFEDLVTTLHIRSLTGLRVIHRYDVEGVSPETFERALTGIFAEPPVDLVYREELPVTGGWTLPVELLPGQYDQRADSAVQCLRLLEPEATPTVRYATVYVFEGDLTQAEKERIRSYLINPTDSREARLEKPSHLFEPVPDPPAHIPTIEGFISANEEDLLHLREVMGLAMDLADLLHCQRFFKETAERNPTETEIRLLDTYWSDHCRHTTFLTEIAHLEIPQGPYAPLYQASYRTYHALRSEVYGSSLPPETLMDMATIGMKYLRKTGALADLDESPEVNACSIRIKVSTDGGEEDWLLMFKNETHNHPTEIEPFGGAATCLGGAIRDPLSGRAYVYQAMRVTGSGDPHTPIEETLPGKLPQIKITREAARGYSSYGNQVGLATGQVVELYHPGYVAKRMEIGAVLGAVKAEHVRREEPVPGDVVILVGGRTGRDGIGGATGSSKAHDEKAIEKAGTEVQKGNPPVERHLQRLFRRPEALRLIKRCNDMGAGGVSVSIGEIAPSVDIFLDRVPKKYAGLTATELALSESQERMAVVTSREDAEAFIRYADEENLEATVVAEVTDSGRLRMFWKGLTAVDLPRSFLATNGARRNTMVELPDPRPESSPLTFTCTEGEEGSILEAWKLRMGRLQSASQKGLQILFDSSIGAGTVLSPYGGAHEDTPVDAMVSLIPVPGRDVRTASIMAFGFNPEIGSWSPYHGAFYAVVESVCKVAATGGYWRNVRLSFQEYFPRPGSDPTRWGLPAAALLGALHAQMSLGIPSIGGKDSMSGTYKDLDVPPTLVSFAVTTAPVDRVISPELKREGSKIYLIHTPTGDYDLPDITALMENLEFLAQRIGEGVVISATALRADGIAGGLTRMTVGNRLGCVFVSEPRREDLFCPRYGSFLVEVPVDVPHAPFERHPHASCIAVTGGDAVVIGREWISLEELLAVWTRPLEDVFPSHEREKGRSFPFHTVEKETTRRRASHPKVARPRVCIPVFPGTNCEYDSAEAFRRAGAEVDVLVFRNLTPTHIHESLEALARSIRNAQILMIPGGFSAGDEPEGSGKYIATVFRNAVVRHALEDLIHHRDGLVLGICNGFQALIKLGLVPYGEIRDLEEDSSILTYNTSGHHVARYVRTRLVSRLSPWFLKEEPGAVHVLPVSHTEGRFVAREEEARRLLDQGQVATQYVDPEGNPTMDPRYNPNGSVLAVEGLTSPDGRILGKMAHSERIRPGVGKNIPGHKEERIFESGVAYFL; encoded by the coding sequence ATGCCGCAGAATCGAGTGGAGCGCGTCTTCGTCGAAAAGAGACCGGAGTACGATGTGAGGGCCCGTCACCTCTTCGAGGACCTGGTCACCACCCTCCACATTCGATCCCTCACAGGGCTCAGGGTGATCCATCGATACGACGTAGAGGGAGTCTCGCCCGAGACCTTCGAGCGGGCGCTCACCGGTATCTTCGCCGAGCCTCCGGTGGATCTCGTCTACCGTGAGGAACTCCCCGTCACGGGAGGATGGACGCTCCCGGTGGAACTCCTTCCGGGACAGTACGATCAACGGGCCGATTCCGCGGTGCAATGTCTCAGACTCCTCGAGCCGGAGGCAACACCGACGGTGAGGTACGCCACGGTCTACGTCTTCGAAGGGGATCTCACACAGGCAGAAAAGGAAAGGATCCGCTCATACCTCATCAACCCCACCGATTCCCGGGAGGCGCGGCTGGAGAAGCCCTCCCACCTCTTCGAGCCCGTTCCGGATCCACCGGCACACATCCCGACGATAGAGGGGTTCATCTCGGCGAACGAGGAAGACCTCCTCCACCTCAGGGAAGTGATGGGTCTTGCCATGGATCTCGCCGATCTCCTCCACTGTCAGCGCTTCTTCAAGGAGACCGCCGAGCGGAACCCCACCGAGACCGAGATCCGGCTCCTCGACACCTACTGGTCCGACCACTGTCGTCACACCACGTTTCTCACGGAGATCGCCCATCTCGAGATACCTCAGGGGCCCTATGCCCCCCTCTATCAGGCGAGTTACAGGACCTACCATGCCCTCAGGAGCGAGGTCTACGGGAGCTCCCTCCCTCCCGAGACCCTCATGGATATGGCAACCATAGGGATGAAGTATCTGAGGAAGACAGGTGCCCTCGCCGATCTGGACGAATCGCCCGAGGTGAACGCATGCAGCATCAGGATAAAGGTGTCCACGGATGGGGGTGAGGAGGACTGGCTCCTCATGTTCAAGAACGAGACCCACAACCACCCCACCGAGATAGAACCGTTCGGAGGGGCCGCCACCTGCCTCGGCGGTGCGATAAGGGACCCGCTCTCGGGCCGCGCCTATGTATACCAGGCCATGCGGGTCACGGGGAGCGGGGATCCCCATACACCGATCGAGGAGACCCTCCCGGGAAAGCTGCCTCAGATCAAGATCACCAGGGAAGCGGCGAGGGGCTACAGTTCCTACGGGAACCAGGTGGGGCTCGCCACGGGTCAGGTGGTCGAACTCTACCATCCCGGGTATGTGGCGAAACGCATGGAGATCGGCGCGGTGCTGGGAGCGGTGAAGGCGGAACATGTGCGGCGTGAGGAGCCCGTTCCGGGAGACGTGGTGATCCTCGTGGGAGGAAGGACAGGGCGCGATGGGATAGGGGGTGCGACCGGTTCTTCCAAGGCCCACGATGAGAAGGCCATAGAGAAGGCGGGTACCGAGGTCCAGAAGGGGAATCCGCCTGTGGAGCGTCACCTCCAGCGTCTTTTCCGTCGGCCCGAGGCGCTGCGGCTCATCAAGCGATGCAATGACATGGGAGCAGGAGGCGTGAGCGTTTCCATCGGGGAGATCGCCCCGAGCGTGGACATCTTCCTCGACAGGGTGCCCAAGAAATACGCAGGGCTCACCGCCACGGAGCTGGCCTTGAGCGAGTCCCAAGAGCGGATGGCGGTGGTCACCTCCCGGGAGGACGCAGAGGCCTTCATCCGTTATGCCGACGAGGAGAACCTGGAGGCGACGGTGGTGGCGGAGGTCACCGATTCGGGGCGGCTCCGCATGTTCTGGAAGGGGCTCACCGCCGTGGACCTTCCCCGCTCCTTTCTCGCCACCAACGGTGCCCGCCGCAACACCATGGTGGAGCTCCCCGATCCACGACCCGAGTCCTCTCCCCTCACGTTCACCTGTACCGAAGGAGAGGAGGGTTCCATCCTCGAGGCGTGGAAGCTCCGCATGGGACGCCTCCAGAGCGCTTCCCAGAAGGGGCTCCAGATCCTCTTCGACAGCTCGATCGGCGCCGGCACCGTGCTCTCGCCGTACGGGGGGGCGCACGAAGATACGCCCGTGGACGCCATGGTGAGCCTCATCCCGGTGCCGGGACGGGACGTGCGCACCGCGAGCATCATGGCCTTCGGGTTCAACCCCGAGATCGGATCCTGGAGCCCCTACCACGGCGCCTTCTATGCCGTGGTGGAGTCGGTCTGCAAGGTGGCGGCCACGGGCGGCTACTGGCGGAACGTGCGGCTCTCCTTCCAGGAGTACTTCCCCAGGCCGGGAAGCGATCCGACCCGATGGGGACTGCCGGCGGCAGCCCTCCTCGGCGCTCTCCATGCACAGATGAGCCTGGGGATCCCCTCCATTGGGGGGAAAGATAGCATGTCCGGCACCTACAAGGACCTGGACGTACCCCCCACACTCGTCTCCTTTGCGGTGACCACGGCCCCGGTGGACCGCGTGATCTCCCCCGAGCTCAAACGGGAGGGGAGCAAGATCTACCTCATCCACACCCCCACGGGCGACTACGACCTTCCCGACATCACGGCACTGATGGAAAACCTGGAGTTCCTCGCACAGCGGATAGGGGAAGGGGTGGTCATCTCGGCCACTGCGCTCCGTGCCGACGGGATCGCGGGGGGGCTCACCCGCATGACAGTGGGCAACAGGTTGGGATGCGTATTCGTCTCCGAGCCTCGACGGGAGGACCTCTTCTGCCCGCGCTATGGAAGTTTCCTCGTTGAAGTACCGGTCGACGTGCCCCACGCGCCCTTCGAGCGGCATCCCCATGCCTCATGCATCGCGGTCACGGGCGGGGATGCCGTAGTGATAGGCCGGGAATGGATCTCCCTCGAGGAGCTCCTCGCCGTGTGGACGAGGCCCCTGGAGGATGTCTTCCCTTCTCACGAGAGGGAAAAGGGCCGAAGCTTCCCCTTCCACACCGTGGAGAAGGAAACCACCCGGAGGCGGGCCTCCCACCCGAAGGTCGCCCGTCCGAGGGTGTGCATACCGGTATTCCCCGGGACCAACTGCGAGTACGATTCGGCCGAGGCCTTCAGGCGCGCGGGCGCCGAGGTGGACGTGCTCGTCTTCAGGAATCTGACGCCCACCCACATCCACGAATCGCTCGAGGCCCTCGCCCGGAGCATCAGGAACGCCCAGATCCTCATGATCCCTGGCGGCTTCAGTGCAGGGGACGAACCGGAAGGCTCCGGGAAGTACATCGCCACGGTCTTCAGAAACGCCGTGGTGCGCCACGCCCTCGAGGATCTCATCCATCACCGGGACGGCCTCGTCCTGGGTATCTGCAACGGGTTCCAGGCCCTCATCAAGCTGGGACTGGTCCCCTACGGTGAGATCCGCGACCTTGAGGAGGATTCCTCCATCCTCACCTACAACACCTCCGGCCACCATGTAGCCCGATACGTCCGCACGCGTCTCGTCTCCCGCCTCTCCCCGTGGTTCCTCAAGGAGGAGCCGGGAGCCGTCCACGTGCTCCCGGTCTCCCATACCGAAGGAAGGTTCGTCGCGCGCGAAGAGGAGGCACGCCGTCTCCTCGATCAAGGCCAGGTGGCGACCCAGTACGTGGATCCGGAGGGGAATCCCACCATGGACCCTCGATACAATCCCAATGGATCCGTCCTCGCCGTGGAGGGCCTCACGAGCCCCGACGGTCGCATCCTCGGCAAGATGGCCCACTCCGAACGAATACGGCCCGGAGTGGGGAAGAACATACCCGGCCACAAGGAAGAGCGCATCTTCGAGAGCGGGGTGGCCTATTTCCTGTGA